TAATGTTACAGAATCATTTGTAACGGAGCTTATgttgcaaaaagaaaaaaatgtatTTACCTTTTTTGTAACATAGATAATGTTTCAGGAATCCTGCAACAAGGATGATGTTGCAAAAAAATTACAATGAAAGACCACTCGTCGTCGTTGCCATCGCCATTTGCAACTCCGTCGTTGGTGTAGAAACTCGTCGGCGTGTGGCTGCATGGCCTGGTGGGCACATGTTGATTCCGCTGCACACACGAGGTCGTGGCGGTTCAGGCGGAGGTCGGCGCGGGGTCGCGGCGCTGTCGGACGCCGGACTGAGGCGGTGCGCATGGCCTGGCGGTGCATATAGTTCTAGAGAGGGCACGTTCGCCATTGGGTCTTCCAGCCCGACGCCTTCTGCGCCTCTCGCTCCCTCGGACCTTGCGCTTCTCGTGCGACTGCGCCCGGCGCCGGCGGCCGCCCTCCGCCACCCCTCCAGACGGCACCGCTCTCCGCCCGCCCTCCTCCGCGTTCCTCCCGTTGTCCGCCACGCCTCACCTCCGCCGTCCGGCCCTGCCCCCGGCCTCCTTCGACCTAGCCCTAGCCCAtcggggcgaacggcggcggcgctcCGGCCCTGCGCTCGGACAAACGGTGAGCGCCCCTAATTCTGTTGCTTCTCTCGGTGATCCTGCTACCCAATTCCAGTTTGGTTCGCGTGTGTTGATGATTCTCTTCCGGTCTTTGTTTTCACTTTTCAGGAACCCTAGCTCACTCAAGATTGAAGCATGAGCCGCCGATGTTCCTCGGTCGCGATCGCGACGGCCCTCCCGCTGGAAGACGAGGACCTTCTCCGTGAGAtcctcctccgcctccctccGCAGCCATCCTCGCTCCCCCGCGCGTCCGCCGTATGCAAGCGCTGGCGCAGCATCCTCTCCGACGACGTGTTCCTCTGCCGCTTCCGCAAGCACCACCGGAAACCTCCTTTGCTCGGCTTCTTCAGTGGGAATATTTACACAGAGTACCACTTCACTTCCGTCCTGGACTCGCCCGACTGCATCCCCGCCGCCCGCTTCTCCCTGCCACTCCCCATGCCCAAAGGCATCATACCCTACCACAAACGTTGGAACATAATGGGCTGCCGCCACGGCCTCGCCGTCCTAGTCAACTTGTCGCAACACGAGATCATGGTGTTGGATCCCCTGAGCCGGCAACAGTACCACGTGACTTGTCCACCAGGGCTCATGCTTGGGCAGGACTCCACCGTGGTGTGCTGTCATGCTGCGGTGGTGTGCGCTGACAATGAAGATGGGCATGTGCACAGCGATTGCTTCTCGAGGCCGCTCAAATTGGTCTTTATCTGGGTCACCGAGAACCTACAAGACACGCACACGCAAGCATTCGCTTGCCTGTATGAATCGGTGTCTGGTCTATGGGGAGATATTTCCTCTATGGAGTGTACGTATGAGGTTTATATGACATAGGGCCTAGTGTCCTTGTTGAGAATGCACTTTGTTGGTTGCTTTTTGGAAGTGATGTCCTTGTATTAATTTGATCTTCAGAGTCAGAGCCTTAGTGTGATCAAGAAGCCGATAGACACCGACTCCTATGGATCAGTCCAACTCTTACGGACAGATGATGGTGGACTTGGCCTTGCATATTTGTTGGAACCGACCATCCAATTATGGGAGAGGAAATCAAACTGTGATGGTGTTGTCAGTTGGGTGTTGTTGCAGAAAACCATTCAATTGGAGGAGTTCTTTCCACATGGAGTGTTTAGTGACTTCAGAACGGTACTGCTATCGGGGTATGATGAGGACACAAATGTTATTATTCTGTCTGCGGTGACTGGCGTGTTCATGCTCCAACTTGACTCCGTGCAGATCAAGCATATTATCAAAAGAAATAGCATATGTTACCTCACCTTTCATCCCTACACAAACTTCTATACTACAGGCAATACCTCCATGGCTACATGGGACAAACAGTAAAGTctaatttgtttgttttgcagaTTGCTTGTGCTACCTGATTGCTGTAATATATATTATTCTTGTGATTAAAGACCAACGTTAACTAGGCATATAAGAATATGCTAAGTTGTTTGTTTCTTTGTTGGTCTGGTGCTTTATGgtgatgtaatttcctgtaattaTTGGGCTACATTAAAGCTAGAAAAGGAATATAACTATT
This sequence is a window from Aegilops tauschii subsp. strangulata cultivar AL8/78 chromosome 7, Aet v6.0, whole genome shotgun sequence. Protein-coding genes within it:
- the LOC109747148 gene encoding uncharacterized protein — encoded protein: MSRRCSSVAIATALPLEDEDLLREILLRLPPQPSSLPRASAVCKRWRSILSDDVFLCRFRKHHRKPPLLGFFSGNIYTEYHFTSVLDSPDCIPAARFSLPLPMPKGIIPYHKRWNIMGCRHGLAVLVNLSQHEIMVLDPLSRQQYHVTCPPGLMLGQDSTVVCCHAAVVCADNEDGHVHSDCFSRPLKLVFIWVTENLQDTHTQAFACLYESVSGLWGDISSMECTYESQSLSVIKKPIDTDSYGSVQLLRTDDGGLGLAYLLEPTIQLWERKSNCDGVVSWVLLQKTIQLEEFFPHGVFSDFRTIACAT